Part of the Desulfolutivibrio sulfoxidireducens genome is shown below.
GACGCGCACCGCGCCGCCGGGTCTTCACGGGGCGAACATCGGGTGAAAGATCACGCGCCGGACGGATGGCCGTCTGGCGCGTTTTTTTCAGGCGAACATCTCCCGCAAGAGGATCAGCATCCGATCCTGATCCCGGCGGGTCAGGTGCCCCAGCTTTTTTACCAGACGCCTGGCGTCCACAGCCCGCATCTGATCCGGGGCGGCCTCGCCGTCGCGGCCCTCGAAGCGCAGGCGCAAGCGGAAGGGCAGGTTCCTGACCGTCGAGGTCAGCGGGACCACCAGCACGGTTTTAAGCGAGTCGTTGAGTTCGTTCGGCGAGACCACGATGACCGGCCGCGTCTTGGCCGTCTCGTGCCCCACGACCGGATCGAAACCCACCAGGAACACGTCGAATCGACGCGGGGTCACCACGTCCATTCCTTCTCGTCCCAGTCCGTCGCAGGCGCTCCGGGAAGCGGTTCCAGCGTGGACGCCGCGGCCCTGGCGGCCTCGGCCCATCCCTGCCGGGGCACACTGGAGGGCGTGAGCACCAACTCGCCGCCTTCCAGGCGCAATTCCAGGCTTGACGGAGAACCGAGTTCCTCCAGCACTGCCTTGGGGATGCGAATCCCCCTGCTGTTGCCGACAGACACAATGGTGGCGCGCATGGCGATCTCCCGGGAGGCGGACCTTTGCCCGGCCCGACAACGTGATTACATCGTAAGCACTTCAGCGGGCGGCGTCAACCCGCCCAAGGGCGCATCACGGGGATGACCACGCGGACCCGCCAGTCTTGAACCGGCCCAAGACGGCCAGAAGATCCTTGAAATCCAATGGCTTGGTCAGATAGTTGTCCAGGCCGGCGGCCAGGAAGCGTTCCCGGTCGCCGGTCATGGCGTGGGCTGTCAGGGCGATAAGCTGTGTGCGGGCCACATGGGAGAATTCCGGGACCGTGCGCACGGTCCGGGCCACCTCCAGGCCGTTTATCCCGGGCATCTGGATGTCCAGGAGCACGGCGTCGTACGCGCGCCGGGCCAAAAGTTCCAGGGCCTTCTCTCCGGAGTCCGCCGTGTCCACCCGATAACCGGCCTTCTCCAGGCACCGCCCGGCCGTGAACCGGGAAAGCTCCTCGTCGTCCACCACCAGGACGCCCTTTCCGTCCGAGTCCGGGGCGGCTTTGGGCCGGTCCTCGACAGCGGACGCCACAGCCGGATCGAAGGGCAGGTGGCAATACACCGTGGTCCCCACCCCAGGCTCGCTCTCAATGGCCAGACTGCCGCCCATGAGGGCCACCAGCCGCCTGACGATGGTCAGCCCCAGACCAGCGCCCTGGAAACGCCGACTGTAGGAGCCGTCCACCTGGGTGAAGGGCGTAAAGATCGCGGCCAACTGGTCGTCCGGGATACCGATGCCCGTGTCCGCGATGCCGAAAAGGATCCGGATACGGCCCGAACCGGTATCGGCCAGCCGCCAGGCCTCGACTCGGACCGAACCGGCCGGGGTGAACTTCACGGCGTTGCCCACGAGGTTGAGCAGAATCTGCCGCAACCGCGAGGCGTCCCCGGACAGCCGGACGGGGATGGCCGGGTCCAGGTCGAAGGTCAGGGACAGGTTTTTCTCTCGGGCCGCCAGGCGCAGCAAAACCTCCACCTCCTCGAACACCGCTCCCAGGGAAAACGGCTCGCGGCGCACCTCGAGCCTGCCGGCTTCGATACGGGAAAGGTCCAGGATGTCTGACAAAAGGGACGTCAGCCGCTTGCAGGAATCCTCGGCGTGCTCCACGTATTGCCGCAATTCGGCGTCCAGTTCGACAGTGCCCATGAGTTGGAGCATGCCCATGACCCCGTTTATGGGCGTGCGAATCTCGTGGCTCATGTTGGCCAAAAACTCGGACTTGGCCCGGCTGGCCGACTCGGCCGCCTCCTTGGCCCTGATCAGGTCGGCCTCGGCCGCGCGGCGTCTGGCCGACTCCTCCTCAAGCTCGCCGGCCATGCCGTCCAGGGCCTGGGCCACCCGGCCAAGCTCCCCCTTGTCGTGGGCAATGCCGGCGCGGGCCGAGTAATCGCCCCGGCCCAGACGCCCGGCGGCGGCCACCA
Proteins encoded:
- a CDS encoding type II toxin-antitoxin system PemK/MazF family toxin — its product is MDVVTPRRFDVFLVGFDPVVGHETAKTRPVIVVSPNELNDSLKTVLVVPLTSTVRNLPFRLRLRFEGRDGEAAPDQMRAVDARRLVKKLGHLTRRDQDRMLILLREMFA
- a CDS encoding AbrB/MazE/SpoVT family DNA-binding domain-containing protein, whose product is MRATIVSVGNSRGIRIPKAVLEELGSPSSLELRLEGGELVLTPSSVPRQGWAEAARAAASTLEPLPGAPATDWDEKEWTW
- a CDS encoding ATP-binding protein, translated to MRLVPSTIRGRIIVLILLCALPTIGLLVLSVSRERDRAMERVEAEALRLAISAADIQEHVAIGSRQMLLTLAQLPQVRELDAASCAATFARLLKEAPYYTNILIADPRGDVLAMGVQSSTAMHIADRKHFRDTLQTKRFAAGEYIVSRVANESIFPFSYPLLGEDGHLRAILIAAVRLSSLAGWFDDAQFPKGTILGIADHAGIRLFHYPYQAQTNPLGQPVKKAVWEAARAGGASGTTIQTGSDGITRLYGYKKLRLDQTEQPYMTVFVGLPFDDILARAEGPPMRNLMLASVLALVALAGAWVVGTVSIGRAVARLVAAAGRLGRGDYSARAGIAHDKGELGRVAQALDGMAGELEEESARRRAAEADLIRAKEAAESASRAKSEFLANMSHEIRTPINGVMGMLQLMGTVELDAELRQYVEHAEDSCKRLTSLLSDILDLSRIEAGRLEVRREPFSLGAVFEEVEVLLRLAAREKNLSLTFDLDPAIPVRLSGDASRLRQILLNLVGNAVKFTPAGSVRVEAWRLADTGSGRIRILFGIADTGIGIPDDQLAAIFTPFTQVDGSYSRRFQGAGLGLTIVRRLVALMGGSLAIESEPGVGTTVYCHLPFDPAVASAVEDRPKAAPDSDGKGVLVVDDEELSRFTAGRCLEKAGYRVDTADSGEKALELLARRAYDAVLLDIQMPGINGLEVARTVRTVPEFSHVARTQLIALTAHAMTGDRERFLAAGLDNYLTKPLDFKDLLAVLGRFKTGGSAWSSP